The genome window TCAATTCAGAAATACTATAGGTTTACCAAATACTCTATCTGTTCGCTTGCAACCCAATCATCCCACAGATGACTTAAAAGGAATTTCTGCTTCACTAATTGATGGTCTTTTTTATGGCTGCGGAGATGCTGTAATAGGAATTAATCCTGCAAGCGATAATATAGAACTTCTTTCGCTACTCAATAATTTACTGAATGATATTATTTATAAATTTAATATTCCCACACAATCCTGCATTCTTACACATATAACTAATACTATAAAAATGATAAATAACAAGGTACCAGTTGACTTAGTTTTTCAATCCATCGCTGGTACAGAAAAAGCAAATGCTCAATTTGGTGTTAATCTTGCTATGATAAGAGAAGCTCAAGATGCAGCATTATCTTTAAAAAGAGGTAGCGTTGGAAATAATGTCATGTACTTTGAAACAGGTCAAGGAAGTTGTTTATCATCTTATACCCACTATAATGTTGATCAACAAACTTGTGAAGCGCGTGCTTATGCTATTGCCAGAGAATTTTCTCCTCTATTAATTAATACAGTAGTTGGTTTTATTGGACCAGAATATTTATATGATGGAAAACAAATTATTCGCGCAGGACTTGAAGATCATTTTTGTGGTAAATTACTAGGATTACCTATTGGATGTGATATTTGCTACACAAATCATGCTGAAGCAGATCAAGATGACATGGATACTTTGTTAACTTTACTTGGAACTGCGGGTGTAACTTTTATTATGGGAATTCCTGGTGCGGATGATATTATGTTGAATTATCAAAGTACTTCCTTTCATGATTCTTTGTTTATTCGTCAATTATTAAATTTACGCAGAGCACCTGAGTTTGAAGAATGGTTGGTTAGAAATAATTTACTTGATAAAAATCTTAATAAAGTTATTCCTCCAATTCAAAATAACCCCATTTTACTAGAATATTGTTAGGAAAATTATGGCACAGAATATACTAATTAAAAAAGATTCATGGCAACATTTAAAAAATCATACTACAGCAAGAATTGCCTTAGGAAGAGTTGGACAAAGTATACCAACTCAAGAAGTGCTTAATTTTGGTTTGTCACATGCTCTTGCAAAAGATGCTATTTATACTGAATTAGATATTGATAGTATTTCAAACAAATTAACTGAAATTGGTTATTCCTCTTTAGAACTTAAATCTTTAGCTGATTCAAAAAAAGATTATTTAATGAATCCAAATTTAGGTAGAAGACTAAATGAGAAGAGTAAAAAACTTCTTCAAGGACAATCTTTACAAGAAAACTCAATAGCTTTGATATTTGCGGATGGACTTTCTGCTACAGCAATACATAATCATGCCATTTCCCTTTTATTAGAATTAGATCGTTATTTTAAAGAACATTCCTTTTTTTCTTTTTCTCCTATTTTACTAGCAAAATATTCAAGAGTTGCATTAGGTGATGAAATAGGAGAAAATTTAAATTGCCTTGCGAGTCTAATTTTTATTGGAGAAAGACCAGGATTATCATCTCCAGATAGTTTAGGAGTTTACATCACATGGCTTCCTAAAGTTGGAAGATTGGAATCAGAGCGAAATTGTATTTCTAACATACGACAAGAAGGGTTAAGTTATAAACTCGCTGCATACAAAATATTTTGGATTCTACAGAGAGCTAAACAACTTAATGCAACTGGAGTTATTTTGAAAGATGAAAGTCCATCCCAGTTTTCTGTAGATCAAGATATGAATCAAATCCAATTACCTTAATATTTTTACTACTTTACTTCGTTCCATGAAGATATGACTCTACTTATTAAACCATATTCCAAAGCTTCTTGGGATGTCATCCAGTAATCACGTTCAATATCTTTTCTAACTCTTTCAATAGGTTGCTTGGTTTCTTTGGTATATAATTCAGCAATTTTTTCTCGTGTTTTTAAAATTTCTTTTGCATGAATTTCAATATCAGAAGCCTGGCCTTGAATACTTCCTCCAATTAATGGTTGATGTATTAACAATCTCGAATTAGGCATTGAATATCTATGTTTAGCCTGTGCAGCTAATAATACTACTGTGGCAGCACTTGCAGCCAAGCCCGTGACAACTATTTTTACTTCTGGGCGTATAAAACGGATTGTGTCATAAATTCCAAAGCCAGAATTTACTTCACCACCTGGACTATTCAGAAAAAGCCATATTTCTTTTGTGGGGTCAGCAGCTTCCATGGCAAACAGTTGCTCAATAATTTTTTTGGCTGATGCCGCATGAATACCTTCAGATAAAACAATAAGTCGTTGATCAAAGAGTTTTTTTTGAGTAGTCGTTTCAAGGTTTGGGTTTAACTCTTCATGATTAGCCATTTATGCTCCTTCTCATTTCAATTTTTGGAAATGATTTGCTAACAGGGATTATAAGTTAAATAAAACAGAGGAACAAGACAACTTATGAGCAAAAAAATACAGATTGGTACCGATATCGTTTGCATCTCTCGATTTGCAAAATCTTTGACAACTGGTAATTTTATTCAAAAAATTTATCACGTTAAAGAAATTGAATATTGTGAACAGAAAGCACTGAAAGCTCGGATAGCATCTTATGCTGCACGTTTTGCTGCTAAGGAGGCATTTGCAAAAGCACTAGGCACTGGTCTTTACGTTCAAGGCATTGTTCCGAGCCATATCTGGGTAGAAAATGAAGAATCTGGACGCCCAATTCTTTATTTTTCTGATTCTTTGACAAAAGTACTTAATGATAAAGGTTTTTTTTCTGTCGATGTTTCTTTAAGTCACCATGAAGAATACGCGGTTGCTACAGTTATATTATATTCTTTATAAAATTTATCTATTTCCTTAAAACTTAACATAATTTATAATTTTATTAATAAATATTCACATATTTATAACATATTATACATTAATTTTACTAAAAAATATTTGACTTAATATCTTTTGTATATTAATTCAAAGCTTTCTAACATTCAAACTAACCTATTAAGGAAATACAATGAATATAAAGAAAATACTTCTCTTAATTGCTTCCCTTTTTATTTCTTATGAAACACACGCTCAAAATAACCTCGATGTTTATGGGAACTTTGGATACACTTATTTAAGTGGCTTTTCTTTTTCTAAAACTAGTAAAGTGATGAATTCTTTTAGTGGCCTAAACATTGGAATTTCTGGTCTATATAACTTCGATACTGTTTCATCTGTTTCTCCTGTTTTAGGTTTAAGTTTAAATAGTGTTTTCACTAAAAACTCAAATTCTGTGAACAATGAAAATATAAAAGGCAGTTTTAATTATTTTACAACAAGTGCATTAGGTGGGGTTAAACTTAATTATTTTAATAATTTGCCTATTTATGTTCTTTTAAATTTAGGATATTCCCCTTCAAATAGCATTAGTTTTACAGGCGATATTCCAAATAGCTATACTTCACGAGCATTGAATGAAAATAGCTTTAAAGTAACAAATCATTACTTTTATGGTGCTACATTGATGAGTACATATAATTTAGTAGAAAATTTCAGCTTGGGTGGCAGTCTTAATTATAACAGACATTCTATGGATTTAGAAATGCAAACACCCCCTGAAAGCACTACTGAGCGCAGTGGATTTAATGAATATTCAGTAAATTTAATTGCTATGTTTACTTTTTAATCCATACTTAAGGACAAAATAAATATGAAAAAAATATTAAGCTCTGCTTTTGCTGGCACTTCTTTATTACTTCTCTCTTGCAAAGAGCCTCCAAAAAATGGTGTTAAAAATTCGGAAGTTTGCACTTCTCTTCCAGGAGAGTTTTCTGTAAATAAAATAAGTAACGGTTGTGATGTAAATGAAAAAAACATTTTAGGTAACAATTCAACTGTTTATTTATCGATGGGTTGCACAGGAACCGTCGTTTCTCCGCACTTTATTATTACAGCATCTCATTGTTTATACGACAAAAATACTGGTATTTATGAAAAAAAAGAAAATATAAAAGTTGTTTTTGGCAATAATGCTTATAATGTTTTTGATATAAAAACAGCAAGCGTTAAGAATTATTATACCAACTCTTACTATACTGCACCTTCTAATTATAAGCCATCATTAGGCGATATAGCTCTTGTCGAAACTGAAGAAGATCTGGTGAAAGATTTACAATTAACCCCAGCAAAAATTGCCGTAAATTTACCTCATCCTTCTCAATTAATTTTAAACGTAGGATATGGTAGTACAGGAAAATTTGATTCTAAATCAGGTGGTTTAAAAAGATGGTCTATTTCTAGTTTAGGAAAAGTAGAAATTTATGATGCCTACTCTATATATAGTTTAGTAAATAATTACTTTAATACACAAGTAACTTTGGGAAATGTATCAAAAATATATAGCACTAATAAACCAGAAGATACTTTAATAATTACTGACAGAATTACTGCGCAACAAGGCCAAACTTGTTATGGAGATTCTGGAGGACCGCAATATTTATCTTTTAATGGGGAACCTTTATTACTTTCTTCAACACAAGGAGGTAGCGAATTTTGGTTAGGAAAAAAATTCAAAGATATTATTGCGAATAAAGAAGATGACTGTAATAAGCTAAATACATCTATAAATACAAGAATTGCTCCCTATACTGAATGGCTTAATACTAAAATGAGCACCAGAGGGGAAAGTTTGGTTTTAGTAAATAATTAATTTATTTATAAAATAGTATCATTTTAAAAAAGGGTTATATTGAAAAATATAGCCCTTTTTTAGCAGAAAAATTACTTTACAAATCCCGCACGCTCTAAAAAGCGAGTAGAATGTTTGCCTTGAATAAAATCAGGATGTTTTAATACTTCAAGATGAAATGGAATATTTGTTCTAATTCCATCGATGATAAATTCTTTTAATGCACATTCCATTTTTTGAATAGCTAATTCGCGTGTATCAGCAGTAATTATAAGTTTAGTTAACATGGAGTCATAGTAAGGTACCACAGTGTAACCATGATAAACGAACCCATCGACTCTGACACCCAAACCACCAGGACTAGAATAAGCTGTTATTTTTCCTGGCCAAGGTGCAAATGATTTAGGATCTTCTGCATTAATTCTACATTCGATAGCATGACCTTTTATAGAAATATCTTTTTGCGTAAAGGGAAGTTTTTCTCCCATTGCAACTAAAATTTGTGTTCTAACTAAATCTATTCCAGTAATTTGTTCAGTAACAGGATGCTCAACTTGAATACGAGTATTCATTTCCATAAAATAAACGTTTTTGTCATCATCCATTAAAAATTCTACAGTACCCGCTCCATGATAACCAACTTCTTTTGCAAGTGAGACAGCATAACTACCAATTTTGTTTCGTTCTTTTTCCGATAATAAATTACACGGAGCTTCTTCAATTACTTTTTGGTGCCGACGTTGGATACTGCAATCTCGCTCACCTAAATGGACAATATTGCCATGTTTGTCGGCCATAATTTGAATTTCAACATGTCTTGGGTTTTCAAGATATTTTTCAAGATAAACTTCAGAGTTGCCAAATGCAGCACCTGCCTCTTGTCTACAAGTAAAATAGGCTTTTTCTAAATCTGCTTCTTTATGGACGATTTTCATACCTCTACCGCCACCACCGCCACTTGCTTTTAAAATGACTGGAAAACCTATTTC of Pigmentibacter sp. JX0631 contains these proteins:
- a CDS encoding ethanolamine ammonia-lyase subunit EutB → MKYTTVIQNKIYNFSSLKEVMAKASPERSGDLLAQIAANSYEERMAAKIVLAGVPLKQFLTEVLIPYEEDEVTRLIIDKHDNLAFQKISHLTIGDFREWLLSDEADSDSLLALSKGLTPEMVAAVSKIMRNQDLILVAKKCKIITQFRNTIGLPNTLSVRLQPNHPTDDLKGISASLIDGLFYGCGDAVIGINPASDNIELLSLLNNLLNDIIYKFNIPTQSCILTHITNTIKMINNKVPVDLVFQSIAGTEKANAQFGVNLAMIREAQDAALSLKRGSVGNNVMYFETGQGSCLSSYTHYNVDQQTCEARAYAIAREFSPLLINTVVGFIGPEYLYDGKQIIRAGLEDHFCGKLLGLPIGCDICYTNHAEADQDDMDTLLTLLGTAGVTFIMGIPGADDIMLNYQSTSFHDSLFIRQLLNLRRAPEFEEWLVRNNLLDKNLNKVIPPIQNNPILLEYC
- the eutC gene encoding ethanolamine ammonia-lyase subunit EutC; translation: MAQNILIKKDSWQHLKNHTTARIALGRVGQSIPTQEVLNFGLSHALAKDAIYTELDIDSISNKLTEIGYSSLELKSLADSKKDYLMNPNLGRRLNEKSKKLLQGQSLQENSIALIFADGLSATAIHNHAISLLLELDRYFKEHSFFSFSPILLAKYSRVALGDEIGENLNCLASLIFIGERPGLSSPDSLGVYITWLPKVGRLESERNCISNIRQEGLSYKLAAYKIFWILQRAKQLNATGVILKDESPSQFSVDQDMNQIQLP
- a CDS encoding ATP-dependent Clp protease proteolytic subunit; amino-acid sequence: MANHEELNPNLETTTQKKLFDQRLIVLSEGIHAASAKKIIEQLFAMEAADPTKEIWLFLNSPGGEVNSGFGIYDTIRFIRPEVKIVVTGLAASAATVVLLAAQAKHRYSMPNSRLLIHQPLIGGSIQGQASDIEIHAKEILKTREKIAELYTKETKQPIERVRKDIERDYWMTSQEALEYGLISRVISSWNEVK
- the acpS gene encoding holo-ACP synthase: MSKKIQIGTDIVCISRFAKSLTTGNFIQKIYHVKEIEYCEQKALKARIASYAARFAAKEAFAKALGTGLYVQGIVPSHIWVENEESGRPILYFSDSLTKVLNDKGFFSVDVSLSHHEEYAVATVILYSL
- a CDS encoding opacity family porin, giving the protein MNIKKILLLIASLFISYETHAQNNLDVYGNFGYTYLSGFSFSKTSKVMNSFSGLNIGISGLYNFDTVSSVSPVLGLSLNSVFTKNSNSVNNENIKGSFNYFTTSALGGVKLNYFNNLPIYVLLNLGYSPSNSISFTGDIPNSYTSRALNENSFKVTNHYFYGATLMSTYNLVENFSLGGSLNYNRHSMDLEMQTPPESTTERSGFNEYSVNLIAMFTF
- a CDS encoding trypsin-like serine protease; amino-acid sequence: MKKILSSAFAGTSLLLLSCKEPPKNGVKNSEVCTSLPGEFSVNKISNGCDVNEKNILGNNSTVYLSMGCTGTVVSPHFIITASHCLYDKNTGIYEKKENIKVVFGNNAYNVFDIKTASVKNYYTNSYYTAPSNYKPSLGDIALVETEEDLVKDLQLTPAKIAVNLPHPSQLILNVGYGSTGKFDSKSGGLKRWSISSLGKVEIYDAYSIYSLVNNYFNTQVTLGNVSKIYSTNKPEDTLIITDRITAQQGQTCYGDSGGPQYLSFNGEPLLLSSTQGGSEFWLGKKFKDIIANKEDDCNKLNTSINTRIAPYTEWLNTKMSTRGESLVLVNN
- the accC gene encoding acetyl-CoA carboxylase biotin carboxylase subunit, translated to MMKKILIANRGEIAVRIIRACRELGIKSVAIYSQADAHSLHAKLADESICIGPAESKKSYLHIPAIIAAAEVSGADAIHPGYGFLSENAHFAEVCAKCNFTFIGPTPEQMRKLGEKVAARDVARKAGLPFLPGSKSAIENIDVAKKTAKEIGFPVILKASGGGGGRGMKIVHKEADLEKAYFTCRQEAGAAFGNSEVYLEKYLENPRHVEIQIMADKHGNIVHLGERDCSIQRRHQKVIEEAPCNLLSEKERNKIGSYAVSLAKEVGYHGAGTVEFLMDDDKNVYFMEMNTRIQVEHPVTEQITGIDLVRTQILVAMGEKLPFTQKDISIKGHAIECRINAEDPKSFAPWPGKITAYSSPGGLGVRVDGFVYHGYTVVPYYDSMLTKLIITADTRELAIQKMECALKEFIIDGIRTNIPFHLEVLKHPDFIQGKHSTRFLERAGFVK